CTGCAAATCGTCTGTGCCGGGCACGGGCTCCACGGTGTGTATTCGTGACGGTATGAAGCGTACCCCGCTATACCTGGCCTTTTCATAGTAACGATCGAAATCCTTTCCCTGGGTTCGCATATCCATGTAAAATATCGCACAATCCAGGGGTTCACCGGCATGTTCTTTGGCCATGATCGCCTGCTTGACGGCATACATGCAGCAAACGGACGAGCAATATCCATTGCCGCATCGGTTTGCCTCTCTGGATCCGACGCATTGCAACCAGGCGATCTTGCTGGGATGCTTTTCCGTTTGTTTTTTGGTCTGTTTGCTCGAGGGCCGCAACAGATGTCCCCCATAGGGTCCGGTTGCAGACAGGATACGTTCAAATTCCAGCGAGGTGACCACATCAGGTCGGTTGCAATATCCGTAATTATCTGCCAGAGCCGGGTCAAAAGACTTGAACCCGGGGGCCAGGATGATCGATCCGACATTCAGCGAGATGGTCTTTTCCGTGTCGTCGAAGTTGATGGCGCCGGACGGACAAAATTTTTCACAGGCCCTGCATTTTCCCTTTTGAAGATAAATGCAGTTGTCCGCATCGATGGCATATTTTAAAGGCACGGCCTGGGAGTATGGCACGTAGATTGCCTTGCGTTTGATCAGTTTTTCGTTATAAACGTCATCCACCTTTTTGGGACACTTCTCTGCACACATGCCGCAGGCAATGCATTTATCTGTGTCCACATAGCGCGGATGCTGAACAATGGTTACCGAAAAATCGCCCTCTTCACCCGAAATTTCTCCCAGTTCCGCCAGGGTGAGCAGTTCAATGTTGATATGCCGGCCGACCTCGACCAGTTTGGGGGCGAGAATTCACATGGAACAATCGTTGGTGGGAAAGGTCTTATCCAATTGGGCCATGGCCCCACCGATTGCCGGTGATTTTTCCACCAGATAAACAAAAAATCCCGCGTTCGCCATGTCCAGCGCTGCCTGCATTCCGGCGATGCCGCCTCCGACCACCAAAACCGCTCCCTGTAAATCCTTTTTTATATGGGTGTTACTCATGTCCTTTCTCCGTTTTTCATGATTGAAAGTAGTCTGTTCTACCACACTTCGCGTTCAAGCCGCTTGAAAATAAACATCAGCTGTTTCTGGGTGAGTTCACCGACTCGGTCGTTAATCCACTTCAAGTCACCGGAGATAATGGCGGCTTTTGCCTCATCGGACAGATGATACTCCTCAAGGGCTTCCGAGCCGTTTTCCATCAATTCCGTCCAGAATGCTTCGTCTTCTGCGGTCCGGTTCAGGACTTTGATCACCTCGCGCTTCTGGATTAATTTTTCTTCCTGGCTTTCTGCGGCTGCAACCTGTTCCGCTTTCCCGGCCTTTTTTTTGTTTTCCAGCGCCTTGCTGACTGCGGTTTTGATTTCGTCTTCGGTAAACGGTTTGGGCAGATAGTCATACACTCCTAGTTTCATGGCATCGACTGCCGAGTAGACACTCGAATACCCGGTAATTACGACCACCTCTGTTTCCGGCCGTTTGGCCTTAACCTGCTTGATCACCTCGAAACCGTCGATATCCGGTAGCCGCAGGTCTGCAACCAATAGATCGAAACCGTTGCCGAAAAACGAATCCAGCGCTCCTTGCCCGGTCATGGCCAGGTCTACCTGATATCCTTCTTCGGTCAGCACCATCTTGAGACCGTTGGCGATGCTGCGCTCATCCTCCATTAAGAGAATATGGGGCGGCGGCATTTGGTGTCCCTGCTCGCTGTTCATCGCAGTATCGATTGTTTCCATGGTATTCCTCCTTTTTTCATGGTAATAATGGAACTATATTCACGTTTCGAAATTATAGGAGAGCAAATTCCGTACCAAAGAAACCTGTGAGCCGATAAAAAGAAAGATATACCGTATTTGTTATAATATAAGATAGTTATAAGCATAGTATGATTTTCGCATCATGATCGCCCAAGTACAGAGTATATAGGGAAATATACGTGAAACAGGCGTCCTGAATAATTTGTTTATTTATTACAGATAGTTGAGTGCGTATATTCTAATATACGTTTTTTGAGCCGAAAAATTCTATAACTGGATAGAAACGAGGAATGGTTTAATGGGAAAATGGATGCGGAAAAAGTATTACTGTTGTTTGATCTTTCGGGTAGACAATGAGTGCTTTTTCATCAGTGCGGAAAAATTAGATCTTTGCATGCCCACGTGCTCCGCTGCACGCGTGATATTTCCATTGCTGGTAGTGAGGGCTTTGGTGACAAAGGCCTTCTCGATCTGGCTGAAACTTTCATCCACCAGTCGTTTTTTGATTTTCTTAAGATCTTCCAGGGTGTCGGGCACCGATGTTTGGCCCCAGGAGCGTTTCATACGAAGATTGTCAATGATATACATATGGTCGAGAATTTTGCCGTCGGCCATGATGACCAGCCGCTCGATCACGTTCTTAAGCTGTCTGACGTTACCCGGCCAACGGTAATTTACCAGCATGTCCAGGGCATCATCGGAAAACCCTTCGATACGTTTCCCGGTCTTTTTACAGAAATGCTTCAAAAAGTGATAGGCGAGTTGCGGAATGTCGTCCTTTCTCTCCCGAAGGGGGGGAAGGTAAAGGGGAAACACGTTTAACCTGTAATACAGATCGTTCCGAAAACTTCCATCATCCACCAGTTTCCTAAGATCCTGGTTGGTGGCGGCAATAACGCGTACATCGGTCGTGGCGAAATTGGAAGCCCCTACGGGTTTGTATTCTTGCATTTCAAGCACTCGAAGCAATTTGCCCTGAATCTCCAGCGTCAGGTTCGTCACGTCGTCCAGGAACAGGGTGCCGTGGTTGGCCACCTCGAAGATTCCCGCCTTTTTTTGAACCGCTCCGGTGAAAGCCCCCTTAACGTGCCCGAACAGCTCGCTTTCCAGCAGATTTGGTGAAAGTGTACTGCAGTCTACGGCCACAAACTGTTTGGCCGCACGCTGACTTCGGACATAGATGGCTCTGGCAAAGATCTCCTTTCCGGTACCACTTTCACCCATAAGCAACACATTGCTGTCGGTGGGCGCCACTTTTTCGATTTTATCGAAAATTTTGATTATTTCGGGATTTTTCCCCACAATATTATCGAAACCGAATTGGTCGAAAAGTGTCTTTCGCAATGACAGGTTTTCTTGAATCAGTCTTTTTTTGTCGATCGCCTTTTCAATCGCCAGAACGAGTTCGCCGTCGGAGAAAGGCTTGGCAAGGTAATCAAACGCCCCCAGCTTCATCGCTTCCACCGCATTTTGTACGGTGGAAAATCCCGTCATGATGATCACATGAATGTCCGGTCTTTTTTCCCCGATTTTTTGCAGAATTTCCATACCGCTCATATCGGGGAGCTTCACGTCAAGCAAAACCAGGTCATAGGTACCGTTGAGGGCCGCATCCATCCCGGCTTCACCGGTCATGCGCGTGTCCACCGTATATCCCAGTTCCAACAGAACCAGGCGGCAACCGCTCAAAATAACCTGTTCGTCCTCAATAATCAGGATATGAATCGAATTCGGTTTTATTGCATTTTTAGACATCCGGCACCGTTTTTTATTGCCCTTTCCACCGAGTCGACGAGCTCTTCGTCGGTAAAGGGCTTGGGAAGGTAATCAAAGGCTCCCAGCCTCATGGCTGAAACTGCAGTTTTTATGGTCGCGTAACCGGTCATG
This is a stretch of genomic DNA from Thermodesulfobacteriota bacterium. It encodes these proteins:
- a CDS encoding response regulator, producing the protein METIDTAMNSEQGHQMPPPHILLMEDERSIANGLKMVLTEEGYQVDLAMTGQGALDSFFGNGFDLLVADLRLPDIDGFEVIKQVKAKRPETEVVVITGYSSVYSAVDAMKLGVYDYLPKPFTEDEIKTAVSKALENKKKAGKAEQVAAAESQEEKLIQKREVIKVLNRTAEDEAFWTELMENGSEALEEYHLSDEAKAAIISGDLKWINDRVGELTQKQLMFIFKRLEREVW
- a CDS encoding sigma-54 dependent transcriptional regulator — translated: MSKNAIKPNSIHILIIEDEQVILSGCRLVLLELGYTVDTRMTGEAGMDAALNGTYDLVLLDVKLPDMSGMEILQKIGEKRPDIHVIIMTGFSTVQNAVEAMKLGAFDYLAKPFSDGELVLAIEKAIDKKRLIQENLSLRKTLFDQFGFDNIVGKNPEIIKIFDKIEKVAPTDSNVLLMGESGTGKEIFARAIYVRSQRAAKQFVAVDCSTLSPNLLESELFGHVKGAFTGAVQKKAGIFEVANHGTLFLDDVTNLTLEIQGKLLRVLEMQEYKPVGASNFATTDVRVIAATNQDLRKLVDDGSFRNDLYYRLNVFPLYLPPLRERKDDIPQLAYHFLKHFCKKTGKRIEGFSDDALDMLVNYRWPGNVRQLKNVIERLVIMADGKILDHMYIIDNLRMKRSWGQTSVPDTLEDLKKIKKRLVDESFSQIEKAFVTKALTTSNGNITRAAEHVGMQRSNFSALMKKHSLSTRKIKQQ